In Montipora foliosa isolate CH-2021 unplaced genomic scaffold, ASM3666993v2 scaffold_457, whole genome shotgun sequence, one genomic interval encodes:
- the LOC137989367 gene encoding uncharacterized protein, whose translation MATTDSVETRDSSGRFSSANKLSETRERKRHATDLLRGINAKRRKYCSKENRDEEDNAKCMRATRSVTEFENAQGSIPTGARIVDLEVLREGLKKCSGCMKGPLLFTEIYNESRSGLASKFTVDCPSCGKNNTVATSKNHRNGSRGPNAFDVNSRAALATLNAGIGHSHLSTLTAALDIPQMNHVIIKAREREVGKSIENIAAKSCLKAIETEKENTLQAGKVADSNGLIGIAVSYDMAWQRRNGGHKSNTGHGAVMGAHTGQVLDYGVRSKMCRICASGKKKKHDCRKNHKGSSKSMEPDVAVDLFQRAVKNGVKYNIYTGDDDATTQAHLRDKVPYEVEKHSDTVHTKRSLVSKLYALRTSKKFPGCSQLSVKVIGYLGKCFGYCIAQNKNKPQSLKIAIQNIVPHVFGKHQNCNDVWCRYKQNSENYRHSELPFGKDLHGDELEKALTTDVVVKKLAPAANSQRNESLNNSVGLKNPKIRFYGGSESNSFRVSCGISQKNEGQNYVCQTLEKMNIVPGIHCKKYCDEIDHKSLKEKIRKSSIGYKKRRSQLRNKNLSSNAKKEEKEGTTYQTGIGLNLDPTQSTSCLADLSTIMKNVTRSQLEEYEKLVPPYTPRPTHPPISYKDTIKYEFVVFDIETTSTGKDAQICQLSAINKSGNCFNDYILPTCNISHHASLINGLSIKTIDGKRTLLKDNIPVFSISLAQCLENFANFIPTGESNSRTVLIGHNSTTFDTPTLLRSGGLTFKQRLTSRNLFFADSLHLIRALIKAGNMSLQVDGKACKPNLSAVFETLFQEKFDAHDALEDVRALHKILFDSPLNLTIAQIVNKSNLKPCYHAFADMQFLDERFKRMQTFKCKLYQPKTDDGAVKQRIVQKIAESGLAYHDLEHLFAKAGKEALVAVLSQAPTTSKSTRSPRGTNKTAILSKIVHHFESNRAD comes from the exons atggcGACCACAGACAGTGTTGAAACCCGTGACTCCTCAGGCCGCTTTAGTTCCGCTAATAAACTTTCCGAAACAAGGGAAAGAAAACGCCATGCAACAGATTTGCTAAGGGGCATAAACGCTAAAAGACGAAAATATTGTAGTAAAGAGAATCGGGACGAGGAAGATAACGCAAAGTGCATGCGAGCAACACGAAGTGTCACA GAATTTGAAAATGCTCAGGGAAGTATTCCAACAGGAGCAAGAATTGTGGACCTTGAGGTTCTACGAGAAGGTCTAAAGAAGTGCTCTGGTTGCATGAAAG GCCCTCTCCTCTTCACAGAAATTTATAATGAGTCTAGAAGTGGACTGGCTAGTAAATTCACAGTCGATTGTCCCTCTTGTGGAAAGAATAACACAGTGGCAACATCAAAAAATCATAGAAATGGCAGTAGAGGACCAAATGCCTTTGATGTTAATAGCAGAGCAGCCCTTGCAACCCTAAACGCTGGAATTGGCCACAGCCATCTTAGCACTTTAACAGCAGCACTTGACATCCCACAAATGAATCACGTCATAATTAAGGCCAGAGAAAGGGAAGTTGGAAAATCCATTGAAAATATTGCTGCAAAGAGCTGTTTAAAGGCCATAGaaactgaaaaggaaaatactcTGCAAG CTGGAAAGGTTGCTGACAGCAATGGGCTCATTGGGATAGCTGTTTCATATGACATGGCTTGGCAAAGAAGGAATGGGGGTCACAAATCCAACACTGGTCATGGGGCAGTGATGGGTGCCCATACAGGGCAGGTTTTAGATTATGGGGTACGATCAAAAATGTGCAGAATTTGTGCCAGTGGGAAGAAGAAAAAGCATGATTGCCGTAAGAATCATAAGGGCTCATCAAAAAGCATGGAGCCTGATGTTGCTGTTGATCTTTTCCAACGTGCAGTTAAAAATGGAGTTAAGTACAACATCTACACTGGTGATGATGATGCTACAACACAGGCTCATCTTAGAGATAAAGTTCCTTATGAGGTGGAGAAGCATTCTGATACAGTGCACACAAAAAGATCCCTTGTCTCAAAGCTCTATGCATTGAGAACAAGTAAGAAGTTTCCTGGTTGCTCCCAACTCTCTGTAAAAGTAATAGGATATTTAGGAAAATGCTTTGGTTATTGCATAGCACAGAACAAGAACAAGCCCCAATCACTCAAAATTGCTATCCAAAACATTGTTCCTCATGTCTTTGGGAAGCACCAAAATTGCAATGATGTATGGTGTCGCTACAAACAGAACTCAGAAAACTACCGGCACAGTGAACTACCTTTTGGAAAAGATCTGCATGGTGATGAACTCGAAAAAGCACTTACAACAGATGTTGTTGTAAAGAAACTTGCACCAGCGGCCAATTCACAGAGAAATGAAAGCTTAAATAATTCTGTTGGATTAAAAAATCCCAAAATTAGATTTTATGGAGGTAGCGAGAGTAACAGTTTTCGTGTTTCCTGTGGCATAAGCCAGAAAAACGAGGGACAAAACTATGTGTGCCAAACTTTGGAAAAAATGAACATTGTACCAGGCATACACTGCAAGAAGTATTGTGATGAAATTGACCACAAATCACTCAAGGAAAAAATCAGGAAATCCTCAATTGGCTACAAAAAACGACGGTCTCAACTGAGGAACAAGAATTTAAGTTCCAATgcaaagaaagaggaaaaggaaGGCACCACCTATCAGACTGGAATTGGACTGAACTTAGACCCAACCCAAAGCACCAGTTGTTTGGCAGATCTATCAACAATAATGAAGAATGTAACGAGAAGTCAGCTAGAAGAGTATGAGAAATTGGTTCCACCCTATACCCCACGCCCAACCCATCCACCTATTTCTTACAAGGACACCATAAAATAtgaatttgttgtttttgacaTCGAAACAACTTCGACTGGAAAGGATGCACAGATTTGCCAGCTATCTGCCATTAACAAATCTGGAAATTGCTTTAACGATTACATCCTTCCTACATGCAACATCAGTCACCATGCTTCTCTAATCAATGGACTATCTATCAAAACAATAGATGGTAAAAGAACCTTACTGAAAGACAACATTCCAGTCTTCTCCATTTCTCTTGCACAATGCCTTGAAAATTTTGCAAACTTCATTCCCACTGGCGAAAGTAATTCTCGTACTGTTCTCATTGGACACAACTCCACAACGTTTGACACACCAACTTTGCTTCGTAGCGGTGGACTGACCTTCAAGCAACGACTCACATCAAGGAATTTATTTTTCGCCGATAGCCTCCATCTTATCCGTGCGCTGATCAAGGCTGGAAACATGTCCTTACAAGTCGACGGGAAAGCTTGCAAACCAAACCTGTCAGCAGTGTTCGAGACCCTTTTTCAAGAGAAGTTTGATGCACACGACGCCTTAGAAGATGTCAGAGCTCTCCATAAAATTCTCTTTGATTCACCATTGAATTTAACGATTGCCCAAATTGTAAATAAGAGCAATCTCAAGCCCTGCTACCATGCTTTCGCTGACATGCAATTCTTGGATGAACGCTTCAAACGCATGCAAACATTTAAATGCAAACTTTACCAGCCGAAAACTGACGATGGAGCAGTAAAACAACGCATCGTACAGAAAATTGCTGAAAGCGGGCTGGCTTACCACGATTTGGAACACCTTTTCGCGAAGGCTGGCAAAGAAGCACTTGTGGCGGTTTTGAGCCAGGCGCCCACTACGTCGAAATCGACCAGATCTCCAAGAGGAACGAACAAAACTGCCATTTTATCCAAAATCGTTCACCACTTCGAAAGCAATAGAGCTGATTAG